A stretch of Streptomyces vietnamensis DNA encodes these proteins:
- a CDS encoding FAD-dependent oxidoreductase, whose product MADDLGHRATRHAVVIGGSLAGLLAARVLAEHAEKVTVVERDRFPEGPDARPGVPQGRHLHVLIAGGQQAFDELLPGFLKELGELGAPKVGVPEDMVQWQNGKWFRRTPASAHFYSGPRPQLEWLVRQRVFADPRIELVEGHETVGLTGDSSRVRGVRLRERGAGAEKETRVLEADLVVDASGRSTKSADWLAGIGAEAPHEETIDTGLAYGTRVYRAPAGVLGSDAMGYFIVPNPAQEYGAVVLPVGDGTHLVTLSGLRGNEPPTEEGAFEEYAKRMPHSVISDWLAEAEPVSPVYGFRRTANIRRRYDRPGRRPAGFLATGDALCAFNPIYGQGMAVAALTAVALRRALADPKRTPTTRRVQRALLDASRQAWDISTGADKKMPGAVGGAASPGALDKAVGWYLGRVQERAAGDPVVGVPFRKALTLTAPMTALFAPAVARAVLFGPVSETPAEPPLRRTDG is encoded by the coding sequence ATGGCCGACGACTTGGGGCACCGCGCGACACGTCACGCGGTGGTCATCGGGGGAAGTCTCGCTGGACTGCTGGCCGCTCGGGTACTCGCCGAGCACGCCGAGAAGGTGACGGTCGTCGAGCGCGACCGCTTCCCGGAGGGGCCCGACGCACGGCCGGGCGTCCCGCAGGGCCGGCACCTCCACGTCCTCATCGCGGGCGGGCAGCAGGCCTTCGACGAACTGCTCCCCGGCTTCCTGAAGGAGCTCGGCGAGCTCGGTGCGCCCAAGGTGGGCGTCCCGGAGGACATGGTCCAGTGGCAGAACGGCAAGTGGTTCCGCCGGACCCCGGCGAGCGCGCACTTCTACTCGGGTCCGCGCCCGCAGCTGGAGTGGCTGGTGCGGCAGCGGGTGTTCGCCGACCCGCGCATCGAACTGGTCGAGGGCCACGAGACGGTGGGCCTGACCGGCGACTCCTCGCGCGTCCGCGGCGTACGGCTGCGGGAGCGTGGCGCGGGCGCCGAGAAGGAGACCCGGGTCCTGGAGGCCGATCTCGTGGTCGACGCCTCCGGGCGGTCCACGAAGTCCGCGGACTGGCTGGCCGGGATCGGCGCCGAGGCGCCGCACGAGGAGACCATCGACACCGGTCTCGCGTACGGCACCCGGGTCTACCGCGCCCCGGCCGGGGTCCTGGGCAGCGACGCCATGGGCTACTTCATCGTGCCCAACCCCGCCCAGGAGTACGGGGCCGTCGTGCTGCCCGTCGGCGACGGGACGCACCTGGTGACCCTCTCGGGGCTGCGCGGCAACGAGCCGCCGACGGAGGAGGGGGCGTTCGAGGAGTACGCCAAGCGGATGCCGCACTCCGTGATCAGCGACTGGCTGGCGGAGGCGGAGCCGGTGTCCCCGGTGTACGGCTTCCGCAGGACCGCCAACATCCGGCGCCGGTACGACCGTCCGGGCCGCCGCCCGGCGGGCTTCCTCGCCACCGGCGACGCGCTCTGCGCCTTCAACCCGATCTACGGCCAGGGCATGGCCGTCGCGGCGCTCACCGCCGTCGCCCTGCGCCGGGCGCTCGCCGACCCCAAGCGCACCCCGACCACCCGGCGGGTGCAGCGCGCCCTCCTCGACGCCTCCCGGCAGGCCTGGGACATCTCGACGGGCGCCGACAAGAAGATGCCCGGCGCCGTCGGCGGTGCGGCGAGCCCCGGCGCGCTGGACAAGGCGGTCGGCTGGTACCTGGGCCGGGTGCAGGAGCGGGCGGCCGGCGACCCGGTCGTCGGCGTGCCCTTCCGCAAGGCGCTCACCCTCACCGCACCGATGACGGCGCTGTTCGCCCCCGCGGTGGCGCGGGCGGTGCTCTTCGGCCCGGTGTCCGAGACGCCCGCCGAACCGCCGCTGCGGCGCACGGACGGCTAG
- a CDS encoding ATP-binding protein codes for MPIPASPAALRASAPGVSPNTIPHQPGPELYGTRRAVSVMAATAEAVPALRRFARDTARRWKLDAQADEALAVVVTELVANVVRHSGSPDVAVLLTTTDRTVTVQVHDSGRWRPRRTRLPGDGVEACCGRGIDLVRAYATDCTVVRTARGTRVAATLTSGVERSGADYSFG; via the coding sequence ATGCCCATCCCCGCTTCTCCCGCAGCCCTGCGGGCCAGCGCACCCGGCGTCTCACCAAACACCATCCCCCACCAGCCCGGCCCAGAGCTCTACGGCACCCGGCGGGCCGTGTCCGTCATGGCCGCGACCGCCGAGGCGGTCCCTGCACTTCGGCGCTTCGCCCGGGACACGGCCCGCCGATGGAAGCTGGACGCCCAGGCCGACGAGGCCCTGGCCGTCGTCGTCACCGAACTCGTCGCCAACGTGGTCCGGCACAGCGGCAGCCCCGATGTAGCCGTGCTCCTCACGACCACCGACCGGACGGTCACGGTCCAGGTCCACGACAGCGGCCGGTGGCGGCCCCGGCGCACCCGCCTCCCCGGCGACGGCGTCGAGGCGTGCTGCGGCCGCGGCATCGACCTGGTCCGGGCCTACGCCACGGACTGCACGGTCGTCCGCACGGCACGCGGCACACGCGTGGCCGCGACGCTCACCTCGGGCGTCGAACGCTCCGGCGCCGACTACTCCTTCGGCTGA
- a CDS encoding PadR family transcriptional regulator, with protein MSLPHAILTALLEKPSSGLELTRRFDKSIGYFWSATHQQIYRELGKLEQAGHIRALPAPVPARGQKKEYEVLPAGRAELSDWVGKAEDPKPLRSALLLRMRAAAMVGAAGLRSELRRHLALHQAQLDEYLVIEARDFPAERRRTEPDRLRHLVLRGGVDLERFWVEWLTSALRELGAEE; from the coding sequence ATGTCCCTCCCGCACGCGATCCTCACCGCGCTGCTCGAAAAGCCGTCCTCCGGCCTCGAACTGACGCGCCGCTTCGACAAGTCGATCGGCTACTTCTGGTCGGCCACGCACCAGCAGATCTACCGCGAGCTCGGAAAGCTGGAGCAGGCGGGGCACATCAGGGCCCTGCCCGCTCCGGTGCCCGCGCGGGGACAGAAGAAGGAGTACGAGGTGCTGCCCGCGGGCCGGGCGGAGCTCAGCGACTGGGTGGGGAAGGCCGAGGACCCGAAACCGCTCCGGTCGGCCCTGCTGCTGCGGATGCGGGCGGCGGCGATGGTGGGGGCGGCGGGGCTCCGGTCCGAGCTGCGGCGCCACCTCGCCCTGCACCAGGCCCAGTTGGACGAGTACCTCGTCATCGAGGCCCGCGACTTCCCGGCGGAACGCCGGCGCACCGAGCCGGACCGGCTGCGGCATCTCGTGCTGCGGGGCGGGGTGGATCTGGAGAGGTTCTGGGTGGAGTGGCTGACGAGCGCGCTGCGGGAGCTGGGGGCGGAGGAGTAG
- the dhaL gene encoding dihydroxyacetone kinase subunit DhaL, whose translation MGSDDVTDTFGAGFLVRWLAAVAEDVDREADRLTELDSAIGDADHGANLKRGFAAVTEVLGKEPPPSPGAVLTAAGRQLISTVGGASGPLYGTLLRRAGKTLGEDAEVTRERLAEALGAGVAAVSQLGGAQVGDKTMLDALVPAVEGLRSSYEAARAAAEEGALATVPLQARKGRASYLGERSIGHQDPGATSSALLFAALAETAGAEGVA comes from the coding sequence ATGGGGAGCGACGACGTGACGGACACCTTCGGTGCCGGGTTCCTGGTGCGCTGGCTGGCCGCGGTGGCCGAGGACGTCGACCGGGAGGCCGACCGGCTCACCGAGCTGGACTCGGCGATCGGCGACGCCGACCACGGTGCCAATCTGAAGCGGGGCTTCGCCGCCGTGACGGAGGTTCTCGGGAAGGAGCCGCCGCCGAGTCCCGGCGCCGTGCTCACCGCCGCCGGGCGGCAGCTCATCTCCACGGTCGGCGGCGCTTCGGGCCCCCTGTACGGGACGCTGCTGCGGCGCGCCGGGAAGACCCTGGGCGAGGACGCCGAGGTCACCCGGGAGCGGCTGGCGGAGGCGCTCGGTGCCGGGGTGGCCGCCGTGTCGCAGCTGGGCGGCGCCCAGGTGGGCGACAAGACGATGCTGGACGCGCTCGTGCCGGCCGTGGAGGGGCTGCGGAGCTCGTACGAGGCGGCCCGCGCCGCCGCCGAGGAGGGCGCGCTGGCCACCGTACCCCTCCAGGCGCGCAAGGGCAGGGCCAGTTATCTCGGGGAGCGGTCGATCGGGCACCAGGATCCGGGGGCGACGTCGTCGGCGCTGCTGTTCGCGGCGCTCGCCGAGACGGCCGGGGCGGAGGGGGTGGCATGA
- a CDS encoding ArsR/SmtB family transcription factor: protein MGHGANGQTTPATHLDAESAATIAATLQALATPSRLMILTTLRQGPCGVTELAAAVEMEQSAVSHQLRLLRALGLVTGVRQGRRIEYSLYDNHVAQLLDEAVYHIEHLRLGARDGVRDGARTGVDTGQL, encoded by the coding sequence ATGGGACACGGAGCGAACGGTCAGACCACCCCCGCAACCCACCTGGACGCCGAGTCCGCGGCCACCATCGCCGCCACTCTCCAGGCCCTCGCCACCCCGTCCCGGCTGATGATCCTCACCACGCTCCGCCAGGGCCCCTGCGGCGTCACCGAGCTGGCCGCCGCCGTCGAGATGGAGCAGTCCGCCGTCTCCCACCAGCTCCGGCTGCTTCGCGCGCTCGGCCTGGTCACCGGCGTCCGGCAGGGGCGCCGCATCGAGTACAGCCTGTACGACAACCACGTCGCCCAGCTCCTCGACGAGGCCGTCTACCACATCGAGCACCTGAGGCTCGGAGCGCGCGACGGGGTACGCGACGGGGCCCGCACCGGCGTGGATACTGGTCAGTTGTAG
- a CDS encoding TetR/AcrR family transcriptional regulator, which yields MSTRGSRGPYSKTAARRQEILDAALAAYAEAGSRGVSVRDIAQRVGMTDAGVLHHFGSREALLTAVVEARDTAALAAYTPETVLWRTELLAENAATPGLVKLFLDIAAAAADPDHPGHTFFTERYRGLRRQIAALLLAGPPAETEGAGPESACDADWAARILLAATDGIQLQWLLEPSIDMAGDVGRLRDVLLEALRDDGGAEPGLARQPKE from the coding sequence GTGAGTACACGCGGGTCCCGGGGGCCTTACAGCAAGACCGCCGCCAGGCGACAGGAGATCCTCGACGCCGCCCTCGCGGCCTACGCCGAAGCCGGCAGTCGAGGGGTGTCGGTGCGGGACATCGCCCAGCGGGTGGGGATGACCGACGCGGGCGTGCTGCACCACTTCGGCAGCCGTGAGGCGCTGCTCACCGCAGTCGTCGAAGCGCGCGACACCGCCGCCCTCGCGGCGTACACCCCGGAGACCGTGCTGTGGCGGACCGAGCTGCTCGCCGAGAACGCCGCCACGCCCGGCCTGGTCAAACTGTTCCTGGACATCGCGGCCGCAGCCGCGGACCCGGACCATCCCGGACACACGTTCTTCACCGAGCGCTACCGGGGGCTGCGGCGGCAGATCGCGGCCTTGCTGCTCGCCGGTCCGCCCGCGGAGACGGAGGGCGCCGGCCCCGAGTCCGCGTGCGACGCGGACTGGGCCGCCCGGATCCTGCTCGCCGCGACGGACGGCATCCAGCTCCAGTGGCTGCTCGAGCCGTCCATCGACATGGCAGGCGACGTCGGGCGGCTGCGCGACGTGCTGCTCGAGGCCCTGCGCGACGACGGCGGTGCGGAGCCGGGACTTGCACGTCAGCCGAAGGAGTAG
- the dhaK gene encoding dihydroxyacetone kinase subunit DhaK codes for MRMLINVPETVVADALRGMAAAHPELTVDVERRVVVRRDAPVEGKVALVSGGGSGHEPLHGGFVGPGMLAAACPGEVFTSPVPDQMVRAAAAVDSGAGVLFVVKNYTGDVLNFEMAAELAEDEGIQVAKVLVDDDVAVTDSLYTAGRRGTGGTLFVEKIAGAAAEEGQPLERVEAIARRVNERSRSFGVALSACTTPAKGSPTFDLPEGELELGIGIHGEPGRERRAMMTSREIADFAVDAVVEDLRPDGPVIALVNGMGATPLLELYGFNAEVQRVLAERHVPVARTLVGNYVTSLDMAGCSVTLCEVDEELLRLWDAPVQTPALRWGR; via the coding sequence ATGAGGATGCTGATCAACGTTCCGGAGACCGTCGTCGCCGATGCGCTGCGGGGGATGGCCGCGGCTCATCCCGAGTTGACCGTGGACGTGGAGCGGCGGGTCGTGGTGCGGCGGGACGCGCCCGTGGAGGGGAAGGTGGCGCTGGTGTCCGGCGGTGGGTCCGGGCACGAGCCGTTGCACGGGGGGTTCGTGGGGCCCGGGATGCTGGCGGCCGCGTGTCCGGGTGAGGTGTTCACGTCGCCCGTGCCCGATCAGATGGTGCGGGCCGCGGCCGCCGTCGACAGCGGGGCCGGGGTGTTGTTCGTCGTCAAGAACTACACGGGTGACGTGCTGAACTTCGAGATGGCCGCGGAGCTCGCCGAGGACGAGGGCATCCAGGTCGCCAAGGTCCTCGTCGACGACGACGTGGCCGTGACGGACAGCCTGTACACGGCGGGGCGGCGCGGCACCGGGGGCACCTTGTTCGTGGAGAAGATCGCCGGGGCCGCCGCCGAGGAGGGGCAGCCGCTGGAGCGGGTCGAGGCGATCGCCCGCCGGGTCAACGAGCGATCCCGGTCCTTCGGGGTGGCCCTGAGCGCCTGTACGACCCCCGCCAAGGGCAGTCCCACCTTCGATCTCCCGGAGGGCGAGCTGGAGTTGGGGATCGGCATCCACGGCGAGCCCGGCCGGGAGCGGCGGGCCATGATGACCTCGCGGGAGATCGCCGACTTCGCCGTCGACGCCGTCGTGGAGGACCTGCGTCCGGACGGGCCGGTCATCGCCCTGGTCAACGGGATGGGTGCGACTCCGCTCCTGGAGCTGTACGGGTTCAACGCCGAGGTGCAGCGGGTGCTCGCCGAGCGTCACGTGCCGGTGGCCCGGACCCTGGTCGGGAACTACGTGACCTCGCTCGACATGGCGGGCTGCTCGGTGACCCTGTGCGAGGTCGACGAGGAGCTGCTGCGCCTGTGGGACGCTCCGGTGCAGACGCCCGCGCTGCGCTGGGGCCGGTGA
- a CDS encoding NADPH-dependent 2,4-dienoyl-CoA reductase, which yields MTPYPHLLSPLDLGFTTLPNRVIMGSMHVGLEEAEHGFERMAAFYAERARGGVGLIVTGGIAPNEAGRPWDGGAKLTTAEEVAEHRLITDAVHAEGGRIALQILHFGRYAYHPGLVGPSPIKAPISPFVPNELSDAEVEQTVEDYARCAELAKEAGYDGVEVMGSEGYLINEFIAAATNQRTDRWGGSYENRVRFPLEIVRRIRERVGEDFILVYRLSMLDLVPGGSTLDEVVTLAKEIEAAGATIINTGIGWHEARIPTIATSVPRGAYTWVTKKLMGAVSVPLVTSNRINTPEVAEEILADGRADLVSLARPFLADPDFVAKATAGRADAINTCIGCNQACLDHTFSLKITSCLVNPRACHETELVLSPTRLAKRVAVVGAGPAGLSCAVSAAERGHSVTLFDAAAEIGGQLNVAKRVPGKEEFDETLRYFRVQLAERGIDVRLNTYVSAADLEGYDEVVVATGVTPRTPGIAGEDHPSVLSYLDVLRDGAPVGERVAIIGAGGIGFDVAEFLTDGGEGASQDPETYFRQWGVDTSYENRGGLRAPERNAPPRQVHLLQRKTSKVGAGLGKTTGWIHRTELKHRGVTMVAGVTYERIDDAGLHVTIDGEAQLLPVDTVVLCSGQEPQRELYEELVAAGRSAHLIGGADVAAELDAKRAIDQGTRLAAAL from the coding sequence ATGACCCCGTACCCGCACCTGCTGAGCCCGCTCGACCTCGGGTTCACCACCCTGCCCAACCGGGTGATCATGGGGTCGATGCACGTCGGCCTCGAGGAGGCCGAGCACGGTTTCGAGCGCATGGCCGCCTTCTACGCCGAGCGCGCCCGGGGCGGCGTCGGCCTCATCGTCACCGGCGGCATCGCGCCCAACGAGGCCGGCCGGCCCTGGGACGGCGGCGCCAAGCTCACCACCGCCGAGGAGGTCGCCGAGCACCGGCTGATCACCGACGCCGTGCACGCCGAGGGCGGCAGGATCGCCCTGCAGATCCTCCACTTCGGCCGGTACGCCTACCACCCCGGCCTCGTCGGCCCCAGCCCGATCAAGGCGCCCATCAGCCCCTTCGTACCGAACGAGCTGAGCGACGCCGAGGTCGAGCAGACCGTCGAGGACTACGCGCGCTGCGCCGAGCTCGCCAAGGAGGCCGGGTACGACGGCGTCGAGGTGATGGGCTCCGAGGGCTACCTCATCAACGAGTTCATCGCCGCCGCCACCAACCAGCGCACCGACCGCTGGGGCGGCTCGTACGAGAACCGGGTCCGCTTCCCCCTGGAGATCGTCCGCCGGATCCGCGAGCGCGTCGGCGAGGACTTCATCCTCGTGTACCGCCTCTCCATGCTCGACCTGGTTCCGGGTGGCTCCACGCTCGACGAGGTCGTCACGCTCGCCAAGGAGATCGAGGCCGCCGGCGCGACCATCATCAACACCGGCATCGGCTGGCACGAGGCGCGCATCCCCACCATCGCCACCTCCGTGCCGCGCGGCGCCTACACCTGGGTGACGAAGAAGCTGATGGGCGCGGTGTCCGTGCCGCTCGTCACCTCCAACCGCATCAACACCCCCGAGGTCGCGGAGGAGATCCTCGCCGACGGCCGCGCCGACCTGGTCTCGCTCGCCCGCCCGTTCCTCGCCGACCCCGACTTCGTCGCCAAGGCGACGGCCGGCCGCGCGGACGCCATCAACACCTGCATCGGCTGCAACCAGGCCTGCCTCGACCACACCTTCAGCCTGAAGATCACCTCCTGCCTGGTCAACCCGCGCGCCTGCCACGAGACCGAGCTGGTCCTCTCCCCCACCCGCCTCGCCAAGCGCGTCGCGGTCGTCGGCGCGGGCCCCGCCGGTCTCTCCTGCGCGGTGTCGGCGGCCGAGCGCGGCCACTCCGTCACCCTCTTCGACGCCGCCGCCGAGATCGGCGGCCAGCTGAACGTCGCCAAGCGGGTGCCCGGCAAGGAGGAGTTCGACGAGACGCTGCGCTACTTCCGCGTCCAGCTCGCCGAACGCGGCATCGACGTCCGCCTGAACACGTACGTGTCCGCCGCCGACCTGGAGGGCTACGACGAGGTCGTCGTCGCGACCGGCGTCACCCCCCGCACGCCCGGCATCGCGGGCGAGGACCACCCGAGCGTCCTCAGCTACCTCGACGTGCTCCGGGACGGCGCGCCCGTCGGCGAGCGGGTCGCGATCATCGGCGCGGGCGGCATCGGCTTCGACGTCGCCGAGTTCCTCACGGACGGCGGCGAGGGCGCGAGCCAGGACCCCGAGACGTACTTCCGCCAGTGGGGCGTCGACACCTCGTACGAGAACCGCGGCGGACTGCGCGCGCCCGAGCGGAACGCGCCGCCGCGCCAGGTGCACCTGCTCCAGCGCAAGACCTCCAAGGTCGGCGCGGGCCTCGGCAAGACGACCGGCTGGATCCACCGCACCGAGCTCAAGCACCGGGGCGTGACCATGGTGGCGGGCGTGACGTACGAGCGGATCGACGACGCGGGCCTGCACGTCACGATCGACGGCGAGGCGCAGCTGCTGCCGGTCGACACGGTCGTGCTCTGCTCCGGGCAGGAGCCCCAGCGCGAACTGTACGAGGAGCTGGTCGCCGCCGGCCGCTCGGCGCACCTGATCGGCGGTGCGGACGTCGCCGCCGAGCTGGACGCGAAGCGGGCGATCGACCAGGGCACGCGGCTCGCCGCCGCCCTGTGA
- a CDS encoding PTS-dependent dihydroxyacetone kinase phosphotransferase subunit DhaM, whose protein sequence is MSASLVGIVLVSHSAAVAAAVAELARGLAGGGDLAPVLPAGGTPDGGLGTSSELICEAAKAVDRGAGVALLVDLGSAVLTVKALLAEGDELPEGSRLVDAPFVEGAVAALVTASAGGDLDAVAAAASEAYAYRKE, encoded by the coding sequence ATGAGCGCGTCCCTCGTCGGCATCGTGCTCGTCTCGCACAGCGCGGCGGTCGCGGCGGCCGTCGCCGAACTCGCCCGGGGGCTCGCCGGTGGGGGCGACCTGGCGCCCGTCCTGCCCGCGGGCGGGACGCCGGACGGTGGGCTGGGGACGAGTTCCGAGCTGATCTGCGAGGCGGCGAAGGCCGTCGACCGGGGGGCCGGGGTGGCGCTCCTCGTCGACCTGGGCAGCGCGGTCCTCACCGTGAAGGCCCTGCTCGCCGAGGGCGACGAGCTCCCCGAGGGCTCGCGTCTGGTGGACGCGCCGTTCGTCGAGGGCGCGGTCGCCGCGCTGGTCACGGCGAGTGCCGGCGGGGACCTCGACGCGGTGGCGGCCGCGGCCTCGGAGGCGTACGCCTACCGCAAGGAGTGA
- a CDS encoding heavy metal translocating P-type ATPase has translation MALPELDSPQAPAPVRTPAPPHRTRATALPEVRWAALSALAFLLALPLDLAGAPAWLWGPLYAVCYAAGGWEPGWAGLQALKERSLDVDLLMVVAALGAAAIGQYLDGGLLIVIFAVSGALEALATRRTADSVRGLLDLAPATAVRLTAGDLDHEETVEATALAVGDTVLVRPGERLPADGTVLSGTSDVDQASITGEPLPAPKAPGDTVFAGTLNGSGALRVRVDKDAADSVIARIVALVEEASATKAPTQLFVEKIEQRYSVGVVVATLALFGLPVALGADVTEALLRAMTFMIVASPCAVVLATMPPLLSAIATAGRHGVLVKSAVAMERLGAVDRVALDKTGTLTEGTPKVTAVHGDDAALALAAAAELPSEHPLARAVVAEARARGLEIPEASDFTAEPGRGVRAVVDGREVRVRRAAGTHTDTAVEVLVDGSAAAVLDLSDRLREGAPEAVAALARLTGTPPALLTGDNAGAAARIAAEAGLTDVRAGLLPHEKAEAVREWERAGAKVLLVGDGVNDAPALAAAHTGIAMGRAGSDLALETADAVVVRDELRAIPAVVALSRRARRLVVQNLVLAGACIGALVAWDLAGHLPLPLGVAGHEGSTVLVGLNGLRLLRDSAWRQTQTGNP, from the coding sequence ATGGCCCTCCCGGAGCTCGACAGCCCGCAGGCCCCCGCCCCCGTCCGCACACCGGCGCCGCCGCACCGCACCCGGGCCACCGCCCTGCCCGAGGTGCGCTGGGCGGCCCTCTCGGCCCTTGCCTTCCTCCTCGCCCTCCCGCTCGACCTGGCCGGCGCCCCGGCCTGGCTCTGGGGCCCGCTCTACGCGGTCTGCTACGCCGCCGGAGGCTGGGAACCCGGCTGGGCCGGACTCCAGGCGCTGAAGGAGCGCTCCCTCGACGTCGACCTGCTCATGGTGGTCGCCGCGCTCGGCGCCGCCGCCATCGGCCAGTACCTCGACGGCGGCCTCCTCATCGTCATCTTCGCCGTCTCCGGCGCCCTGGAGGCCCTCGCCACCCGCCGCACCGCCGACTCGGTCCGCGGCCTGCTCGACCTCGCCCCCGCCACCGCCGTCCGGCTCACGGCCGGGGACCTCGACCACGAGGAGACCGTCGAGGCGACCGCCCTCGCGGTCGGCGACACCGTCCTCGTACGGCCCGGGGAACGGCTCCCCGCCGACGGCACCGTCCTGAGCGGCACCAGCGACGTCGACCAGGCGAGCATCACCGGCGAACCGCTCCCCGCCCCCAAGGCGCCGGGCGACACCGTCTTCGCGGGCACCCTCAACGGCTCCGGGGCCCTCCGCGTCCGCGTCGACAAGGACGCGGCCGACTCCGTCATCGCCCGGATCGTCGCCCTCGTCGAGGAGGCGAGCGCCACCAAGGCCCCCACTCAGCTCTTCGTGGAGAAGATCGAGCAGCGCTACTCGGTCGGCGTCGTCGTCGCCACCCTCGCCCTCTTCGGCCTGCCCGTCGCCCTCGGCGCCGACGTCACCGAGGCCCTGCTCCGCGCGATGACCTTCATGATCGTCGCCTCGCCGTGCGCGGTGGTCCTCGCCACGATGCCGCCGCTGCTCTCCGCGATCGCCACGGCCGGACGCCACGGCGTCCTCGTCAAGTCGGCCGTGGCGATGGAACGTCTCGGCGCGGTCGACAGGGTCGCCCTCGACAAGACGGGCACCCTCACGGAGGGCACGCCGAAGGTGACCGCCGTCCACGGTGACGACGCGGCCCTCGCCCTGGCCGCGGCGGCGGAACTGCCCAGCGAACACCCCCTGGCCCGCGCCGTGGTGGCCGAGGCCCGCGCCCGCGGCCTGGAGATCCCCGAGGCGAGCGACTTCACCGCCGAGCCGGGGCGGGGGGTACGGGCGGTGGTCGACGGCCGCGAGGTGCGGGTCCGCCGGGCGGCGGGCACCCACACCGACACGGCCGTCGAGGTCCTCGTCGACGGCTCCGCGGCCGCCGTCCTCGACCTTTCCGACCGGCTCCGCGAGGGCGCCCCGGAGGCGGTCGCGGCCCTGGCCCGGCTGACCGGCACGCCCCCCGCTCTCCTGACGGGCGACAACGCGGGCGCGGCCGCCCGCATCGCTGCCGAGGCGGGGCTCACCGACGTCCGCGCCGGCCTCCTCCCGCACGAGAAGGCGGAAGCGGTACGGGAGTGGGAACGGGCGGGCGCCAAGGTGCTGCTCGTCGGCGACGGCGTCAACGACGCCCCGGCCCTCGCGGCCGCCCACACCGGCATCGCCATGGGCCGGGCCGGCTCCGACCTCGCCCTGGAGACCGCCGACGCGGTCGTGGTCCGCGACGAACTCCGTGCGATCCCGGCCGTCGTGGCCCTCTCCCGCCGCGCCCGGCGCCTGGTCGTCCAGAACCTGGTGCTCGCGGGCGCCTGCATCGGCGCCCTGGTCGCCTGGGACCTCGCGGGCCACCTCCCGCTCCCGCTGGGCGTCGCGGGCCACGAGGGCTCGACGGTCCTGGTGGGCCTGAACGGCCTGCGGCTGCTGCGGGACTCGGCGTGGCGACAGACACAGACGGGGAATCCGTAG